One Methanolobus sp. WCC4 DNA segment encodes these proteins:
- a CDS encoding winged helix-turn-helix transcriptional regulator, translating to MLKNKIILLCSISIFLLACVPLSNATEVATIHGAVYEWDSFEPLENVIVDVDSTPPQSMLAKYGLYSFDLVPGNYTILASYYRGNDLVAYAEEEVTITDDGDYVMDLILLPVYYDTSFNESEFAELDEIASFSEEGGDSASLSTGTMLVILIIVVVLIAGAYYIVKQRNSGSSPDDGDHVQDADTEMMMSGDKWDDLPEDLRQVVGIIERNDGRITQKDLRTKVKHSEAKVSLMISDLESRGIVRKFKKGRGNVIILEDTADTDEPNQNI from the coding sequence GTGTTAAAGAATAAGATCATCCTGCTATGTTCTATTAGCATATTCCTACTTGCATGTGTGCCACTATCAAATGCCACAGAAGTGGCAACTATCCATGGCGCAGTATATGAATGGGATTCCTTTGAACCTCTTGAGAACGTTATCGTAGATGTTGATTCAACACCACCCCAGTCCATGCTTGCAAAATATGGTCTTTATTCCTTTGATCTTGTACCGGGCAATTACACTATACTGGCCAGCTATTACCGGGGCAATGACCTTGTAGCTTATGCAGAGGAAGAGGTCACTATCACAGACGATGGTGATTACGTTATGGATCTTATCCTGCTCCCGGTTTATTATGATACTTCCTTCAATGAGAGCGAGTTTGCAGAACTCGATGAGATCGCCAGTTTTTCAGAGGAAGGAGGGGACAGTGCATCTTTATCTACAGGTACGATGCTGGTCATTCTCATTATTGTGGTTGTGCTCATTGCAGGTGCGTACTATATTGTCAAGCAGCGTAATTCAGGATCATCACCTGATGATGGTGATCATGTGCAGGATGCTGATACTGAGATGATGATGTCAGGAGATAAATGGGATGATCTGCCTGAGGATCTTCGTCAGGTCGTGGGTATCATTGAAAGGAATGATGGTCGTATCACCCAGAAGGACCTGCGTACAAAGGTAAAGCACTCAGAGGCGAAGGTCAGCCTTATGATATCGGACCTTGAAAGCCGTGGCATTGTCCGAAAATTCAAGAAGGGACGTGGGAATGTTATCATTCTTGAAGATACTGCTGATACGGACGAACCAAACCAAAATATATAA
- a CDS encoding amino acid-binding protein, with amino-acid sequence MRVSMDIELKDIPGQLLLALKPVSEFKGNLISVVHHHEKRTPRGTIPVQIVFETKPDKLDDIVASLEESDISIVRIDEKRYFEHGAVILIGHIVHTDIQDTIDSIDNTGYAEIVDLNLSMPKINMASSASLKIDAVSKEHLAQAIDILKDIAEKKDLLVIEPIKSQLGAI; translated from the coding sequence ATGCGAGTTTCCATGGACATTGAGTTAAAGGATATCCCCGGGCAGTTACTTCTTGCCTTAAAACCGGTCTCCGAGTTCAAAGGCAATCTTATATCAGTGGTACACCACCACGAGAAGAGGACTCCCCGCGGTACAATTCCGGTTCAGATAGTGTTCGAGACAAAACCGGACAAGCTTGATGATATTGTTGCAAGTCTTGAAGAAAGTGACATCAGTATCGTGCGCATCGATGAGAAGAGATACTTCGAGCACGGCGCTGTCATACTTATAGGACATATAGTCCACACGGACATACAGGATACTATCGATTCCATTGACAATACAGGTTATGCAGAGATAGTGGATCTCAACCTTTCAATGCCAAAGATCAACATGGCATCCTCAGCATCCCTTAAGATCGATGCAGTGAGCAAAGAGCATCTGGCACAGGCAATCGATATATTGAAGGATATCGCCGAGAAGAAGGACCTGCTTGTCATTGAACCTATAAAGAGCCAACTGGGGGCGATCTGA
- a CDS encoding PKD domain-containing protein has protein sequence MKINGMRIFACLVVLLMLMSIFPTGALADSDNSKNYGEKTIRGNNGNDNVADSDQDDDSDDGEDSDESSDDEDDSTTDQVRDRDRIMLNATEDANRKRSESRNSESDYQTAKIKFADIRSKNPKLDTEEAINATKEYLIDTIDYMISLLDEDNEYIDALEEERDNVEKATTREELADSAKNIRDIWNDARKNRVTASSKAIDNKINAVLKTSEKLVVRLENEITTMKENGEDVEDLEEMLEEYKDLIDDAKENQVNARNTYGNGNNGQNIREANRYIVKAGEDIKDANAILRKMLQELKKEREGVVVLTGTGTLAAEGNGTAVISGNVSIEIEANEYAKLVIKDLAGDADINLSKANYETSNIDSGNSTDNNRAFVFINLTEEVFIEGSRLTVMVKGSDIELTVNGTGTAVLAGIGTYEVNGEEGEWASRYVDDDDSSDDEEEEEEEVDDNDESEEEVDDDDDEDSENEEDSVTVVANFTYTIDGLNVTFTDTSMNASSWNWDFDDGNYSTEQSPTHEYALYKEYNVTLTAYESDSDELNNDSITQSIKLTV, from the coding sequence ATGAAAATAAACGGTATGAGGATATTTGCATGCCTTGTGGTACTGTTGATGCTGATGAGCATCTTTCCTACAGGAGCACTTGCAGACTCTGATAACTCAAAGAACTATGGTGAAAAGACCATAAGAGGAAACAATGGAAATGACAATGTAGCTGATAGTGATCAAGATGATGACAGTGATGACGGAGAAGATTCTGACGAGTCTTCAGATGATGAAGATGATTCCACTACAGATCAGGTACGTGACAGAGACAGGATCATGCTTAATGCCACTGAAGATGCAAACCGAAAAAGAAGTGAAAGCAGGAATTCTGAATCAGACTATCAGACAGCAAAGATCAAATTTGCAGATATCAGATCAAAGAACCCGAAACTTGACACTGAAGAAGCTATCAATGCAACCAAGGAATACCTTATAGACACCATCGATTACATGATATCTCTGCTCGATGAAGACAATGAATACATCGATGCTCTTGAAGAGGAAAGGGACAATGTTGAAAAAGCAACTACCAGAGAGGAACTTGCAGACTCTGCAAAGAACATCAGGGACATATGGAACGATGCACGCAAGAATCGTGTAACAGCTTCCAGTAAAGCTATCGATAACAAGATCAATGCTGTCCTCAAGACATCTGAGAAACTTGTGGTACGCCTTGAGAATGAGATAACTACCATGAAAGAGAATGGTGAAGATGTAGAAGACCTCGAAGAGATGCTTGAAGAGTACAAAGATCTCATAGATGATGCAAAAGAGAATCAGGTTAATGCAAGAAACACCTACGGGAATGGGAATAATGGACAGAATATCCGTGAAGCAAACAGATACATCGTTAAAGCGGGTGAGGACATCAAGGACGCTAATGCCATTCTAAGGAAAATGCTTCAGGAGCTCAAGAAAGAAAGAGAGGGCGTAGTGGTACTTACAGGTACTGGAACACTGGCAGCAGAAGGAAACGGAACTGCTGTGATATCAGGTAATGTATCCATAGAGATAGAAGCCAATGAATATGCAAAACTTGTTATCAAGGACCTTGCAGGGGATGCTGACATCAATCTATCGAAGGCGAACTATGAGACATCGAACATCGATTCAGGAAACAGCACGGATAACAACAGAGCATTCGTTTTCATAAATCTCACTGAAGAGGTCTTTATCGAAGGAAGCAGGCTTACCGTGATGGTCAAAGGAAGTGACATCGAACTCACAGTCAATGGAACAGGTACTGCAGTGCTTGCAGGCATTGGCACCTATGAGGTCAATGGTGAGGAAGGCGAATGGGCCAGCCGCTATGTCGATGATGATGATTCCTCTGATGATGAAGAAGAAGAAGAAGAAGAAGTAGATGACAATGACGAATCTGAAGAGGAAGTCGATGATGATGACGATGAAGATTCAGAGAATGAAGAAGATAGTGTAACAGTTGTTGCAAATTTCACTTACACTATTGATGGTCTTAATGTGACGTTTACTGATACCTCTATGAATGCTTCTTCATGGAACTGGGATTTTGATGATGGTAATTACTCAACAGAACAATCTCCAACACATGAATATGCTCTTTATAAAGAATATAACGTCACTCTGACCGCATATGAATCTGACAGCGATGAACTGAACAATGATTCAATAACACAGAGCATTAAGTTGACTGTATGA
- a CDS encoding ATP-dependent DNA ligase produces MTDFREFAQACKVIEGTSGSLDMTSLVAELLQKVTPEELPVVTHFVMGEIFPAWSSEEIGVGAGILYNALAKSAGISVSDIKELVRETGDIGETAVRALKKVSSGQATFSSFLEESNDISILEVFDRFKAISKSSGKGSQTSRIKHLQYLFNSASPEEVSYIARLAVEELRIGVGEGIVRDAIALAFDVPSEEVERAFMLTNDLGLVAVTAREGGRDAVLSLGLELNRPIRMMLAQITPAFDTALSELGTAAIEWKFDGARVQIHKQGDDITLFSRRLENITDSLPDIVEAVRENVHAESAILDGEAVAIDENGRPRAFQDILKRFRRKYDVQSTAREIPLTLNLFDIMYLNGEELLDLPLTERRARLRECVNNGNNINVDTQYLTDDPEKILEIYNDALKAGHEGVMIKNPESPYSPGKRGKNWLKKKPVMETLDLVVIGAEWGYGRRTSFLGSYALACHDPDTGRFLPVGRVATGFSDEQLAELTEMFSDLIVVESGTEVEIKPEVIFEVAFEEIQKSVNYESGYALRFPRLVNVRSDKSIEDVETIGRLEEMYLVQRERN; encoded by the coding sequence ATGACAGATTTCAGAGAATTCGCTCAGGCATGCAAGGTCATCGAAGGCACTTCAGGTTCACTTGATATGACCTCCCTTGTGGCGGAATTGCTTCAGAAGGTAACTCCAGAGGAACTTCCGGTTGTGACCCATTTCGTGATGGGTGAGATCTTCCCTGCCTGGAGCAGTGAGGAAATAGGTGTTGGTGCAGGTATCCTGTATAATGCACTTGCCAAGTCTGCAGGTATCTCTGTTTCTGATATAAAGGAACTTGTAAGAGAGACAGGTGATATAGGCGAGACTGCCGTCAGGGCACTGAAGAAAGTGTCAAGTGGTCAGGCTACGTTCTCTTCTTTCCTTGAGGAGTCCAATGACATCTCTATACTTGAGGTATTTGACAGGTTCAAAGCCATCTCAAAGTCCTCAGGAAAAGGCTCCCAGACATCCAGGATCAAGCATCTTCAATATCTTTTCAATTCCGCATCTCCTGAAGAGGTCAGCTACATCGCCCGACTTGCAGTGGAAGAACTGCGGATCGGTGTCGGTGAAGGAATAGTCAGGGATGCTATAGCACTGGCATTTGATGTTCCATCGGAAGAGGTCGAGCGTGCTTTCATGCTTACCAATGACCTTGGCCTGGTCGCTGTAACTGCCAGGGAAGGCGGCAGGGATGCTGTACTGTCACTTGGACTTGAACTCAACCGTCCAATACGCATGATGCTGGCTCAGATCACTCCGGCTTTTGATACTGCGCTATCCGAACTTGGCACTGCTGCGATCGAGTGGAAGTTTGACGGTGCCAGAGTTCAGATCCATAAACAGGGTGATGATATAACCTTATTCTCACGCAGACTTGAGAACATAACCGATTCACTTCCGGACATCGTGGAAGCAGTAAGAGAGAATGTCCATGCGGAATCTGCAATACTTGATGGTGAGGCTGTAGCTATCGATGAGAACGGAAGGCCAAGGGCCTTTCAGGATATATTGAAACGTTTCCGCAGGAAATATGATGTACAGTCAACTGCACGGGAGATCCCACTGACGCTCAATCTCTTTGATATAATGTACCTCAATGGTGAGGAACTGCTCGACCTCCCACTCACAGAGAGAAGGGCCAGACTCAGGGAATGTGTGAATAACGGGAACAACATCAATGTTGATACGCAGTACCTGACAGATGATCCGGAGAAGATACTTGAGATCTACAATGATGCCCTCAAGGCGGGTCATGAAGGTGTGATGATAAAGAACCCTGAATCCCCATACTCTCCCGGAAAGAGGGGAAAGAACTGGCTCAAGAAGAAGCCGGTCATGGAGACTCTGGACCTTGTTGTCATCGGTGCGGAATGGGGATACGGAAGGCGTACCAGTTTCCTCGGTTCTTATGCACTCGCATGTCACGACCCGGACACAGGTAGATTCCTGCCGGTAGGGCGTGTTGCAACAGGTTTTTCCGATGAACAGCTTGCTGAACTGACTGAGATGTTCTCTGATCTCATAGTTGTTGAATCAGGTACCGAGGTCGAGATAAAACCTGAGGTTATCTTCGAGGTAGCCTTCGAGGAGATCCAGAAGAGCGTCAATTACGAATCAGGCTACGCCCTTCGTTTCCCGAGACTTGTCAATGTAAGGTCTGACAAATCCATCGAGGATGTGGAGACGATAGGACGTCTTGAGGAAATGTATCTGGTGCAGCGTGAAAGGAACTGA
- the htpX gene encoding zinc metalloprotease HtpX has protein sequence MGNMIKTTLLLASLTGLLVIVGQMLGGTSGMIIAFIFAIVMNFGSYWYSDKIVLKMYRAQEVTSAEAPELYGIVQKLAMRANLPMPKVYIVHTSMPNAFATGRDPQHAAVAATTGILDLLNADELEGVLAHELGHVKNRDTLISAIAATIAGVITMVATWVKWAAIFGGLGGRDDDGASGIIGFLALAIVAPLAATIIQLAISRSREFAADEEGARISQKPWALASALEKLEYGSTHYRQRRGDVQPSEHTAHMFIVNPLRGSSLMNLFRTHPATEERIKRLRAM, from the coding sequence ATGGGAAATATGATAAAAACCACTTTATTGCTGGCATCCTTAACCGGTCTTTTGGTCATTGTAGGCCAGATGCTTGGTGGAACGTCAGGAATGATCATCGCTTTTATATTCGCGATAGTCATGAATTTTGGAAGTTACTGGTATAGTGATAAGATAGTCCTGAAAATGTACCGTGCGCAGGAAGTCACATCAGCTGAAGCTCCTGAGCTTTATGGCATAGTACAGAAACTGGCAATGCGTGCGAATCTGCCAATGCCAAAGGTCTATATCGTACACACATCCATGCCGAATGCATTCGCAACAGGCAGGGACCCCCAGCACGCAGCAGTGGCTGCTACAACAGGGATACTTGACCTGTTGAACGCTGATGAACTTGAAGGTGTACTTGCCCACGAGCTGGGCCACGTAAAGAACCGCGATACACTGATAAGTGCTATTGCCGCGACCATCGCAGGTGTTATCACCATGGTAGCCACCTGGGTCAAATGGGCAGCGATATTCGGCGGGCTTGGCGGAAGAGATGATGACGGTGCAAGCGGCATCATAGGTTTTCTGGCACTTGCCATAGTTGCTCCACTGGCAGCAACGATCATCCAGCTTGCGATCTCAAGGTCAAGAGAGTTCGCTGCTGATGAAGAAGGAGCACGTATCTCACAGAAACCATGGGCACTTGCAAGTGCACTGGAGAAACTGGAATATGGCAGCACACATTACCGCCAGAGAAGAGGAGATGTGCAACCTTCCGAACACACAGCACATATGTTCATCGTGAACCCGCTCAGGGGAAGCTCACTCATGAACCTTTTCAGAACACATCCTGCAACCGAAGAGCGTATCAAGCGTCTTCGTGCAATGTAA
- a CDS encoding homoserine dehydrogenase yields MRTVRVSIIGFGAVGQGVANVLLDKKGYLEDIGLDFKVVAVADSRTAVIDPEGVDLAAVVNRKKTEGTVGTEKLTGLEIIETIDHEVVVETTPTDIVTGGVGLKNMLMAFEKGRDLVTSNKGPLAMKYGELMEKAEAGGSKFLFEATVGGAMPVLNLARDVLAGNNITNVEGIFNGTCNYILTRMMEERAPYEQMLAEAQELGYAETDPTYDVEGIDTACKLVILANSVFGMNATHEDVTVTGITKITPEALLLAENDGYVIKLIGEVNDSRINVAPKLVPIDHPLAVGGSLNVASVQTDLSGPITVTGRGAGSIETASAILSDMISIYRD; encoded by the coding sequence ATGAGAACTGTACGTGTTTCCATAATAGGTTTCGGTGCTGTAGGCCAGGGAGTTGCAAACGTTCTCCTTGACAAGAAAGGTTATCTTGAGGACATAGGTCTGGACTTCAAGGTCGTTGCTGTTGCGGACTCAAGGACAGCTGTCATTGATCCTGAAGGAGTGGACCTTGCTGCTGTGGTCAACAGAAAGAAGACCGAAGGCACTGTTGGAACTGAAAAGCTCACAGGACTTGAGATTATAGAGACCATCGACCATGAGGTGGTCGTTGAGACAACACCTACCGATATTGTCACGGGTGGAGTGGGTCTTAAGAACATGCTCATGGCATTCGAGAAGGGTAGGGATCTGGTAACATCCAACAAAGGTCCTCTTGCAATGAAGTACGGTGAGCTCATGGAAAAGGCCGAAGCAGGTGGCTCTAAATTCCTGTTCGAGGCTACAGTTGGCGGTGCAATGCCTGTTCTGAACCTTGCAAGGGATGTACTTGCAGGTAACAACATCACCAATGTTGAAGGTATATTCAACGGTACATGTAATTACATACTTACCCGTATGATGGAAGAACGTGCTCCTTATGAGCAGATGCTTGCAGAGGCACAGGAACTCGGATATGCCGAGACCGACCCGACCTACGATGTAGAGGGTATCGATACGGCATGTAAGCTGGTCATTCTGGCAAACAGTGTGTTCGGAATGAATGCGACCCACGAGGATGTCACTGTAACAGGTATAACGAAGATCACTCCTGAAGCATTGCTGCTTGCAGAGAACGATGGCTACGTCATCAAGCTCATAGGCGAGGTCAATGACAGCAGGATCAATGTTGCTCCAAAGCTTGTACCTATCGACCATCCGCTTGCAGTAGGTGGCTCACTTAATGTCGCATCAGTGCAGACTGATCTCTCCGGACCTATCACTGTGACAGGACGTGGAGCAGGTTCCATCGAGACCGCAAGTGCGATACTCAGTGACATGATATCCATTTACAGGGACTGA